From a single Nicotiana tomentosiformis chromosome 2, ASM39032v3, whole genome shotgun sequence genomic region:
- the LOC104114389 gene encoding probable receptor-like protein kinase At1g30570 has protein sequence MKVKGREVFGQFLVLILVVFVEIGEAQTKTFLVNCGTNSTVNVDGSKWVGDSSHDNNVTLSSPGIEATTASFNGDSSYEPLYKTARFFDESVNYTFQIAPGSYFLRLHFYPFSFGNHDANESYFAVAANGLKLVSEFNVAAEIVHKNLYLQGSGGNSSVFSLVKEYFVTSDINVFVLEFIPNKGSFGFVNAIEIIPVTDKLFVDSISKVGGNGANSSLNLSKRGIQTMYRLNVGGSAIKSNRDSGLRRMWEADSSYMIIADAGAEAKNHSNITYASPNDTSIAPLLVYETARIMSNTDVMEKRLNMSWKLEVDPGFDYLVRLHFCEFDYNKPNQRIFKIYINNKTAADNYDIFSRAGGMNKAYHEDYFDVMPSKSTSFWVQLGPDTTTGSAGTDALLNGLEVFKLSRNGNLAYVQKYEDVPEKTTSKNIILWVGIGAGIASIAIVAGLIMLIIRLCRRQRSKDDKKKSEAGWRPLFLHGAAVTSTGNGNGKGSVQYQSLGTLRSGRRFTLAEIKTATNNFDESLVIGVGGFGKVFKAELDDGTLGAIKRANPQSQQGLKEFETEIEMLSKLRHRHLVSMIGFCDEQNEMILVYEYMANGTLRSHLFGSDLPSLSWKQRLEVCIGSARGLHYLHTGSERGIIHRDVKTTNILLDENLVAKMADFGLSKTGPSLEHTHVSTAVKGSFGYLDPEYFRRQQLTEKSDVYSFGVVLFEVVCARPVINPSLPRDQINLAEWAMRFQRQRKLETIVDPQLAGNYSPESLMKFGEIAEKCLADEGKSRPTMGEVLWHLEYVLQLHEAWLRTNAGEDSASDIRALETVEERGTENSEDETHVDSKTKQEEAESATDAMASGLDDFSQFVNQNGR, from the coding sequence ATGAAAGTCAAAGGCAGAGAGGTGTTTGGGCAGTTTCTTGTTTTGATATTAGTTGTGTTTGTTGAAATTGGAGAAGCTCAAACAAAGACTTTTTTGGTAAATTGTGGGACTAATTCCACTGTAAATGTGGATGGTAGTAAATGGGTAGGTGATTCTTCCCATGACAACAATGTCACTTTGAGTTCACCAGGTATTGAGGCAACAACTGCTTCATTTAATGGTGATTCATCTTATGAGCCACTCTATAAAACTGCCAGATTTTTTGATGAAAGTGTTAACTATACTTTCCAAATAGCACCTGGTAGTTATTTCCTCAGGCTCCATTTCTATCCGTTTTCATTCGGGAATCACGATGCGAATGAGTCCTACTTTGCTGTTGCTGCAAATGGTTTGAAGTTGGTTTCGGAGTTTAATGTTGCTGCTGAGATTGTGCACAAGAATTTGTACTTGCAAGGTTCTGGAGGCAACTCAAGTGTTTTCTCATTAGTGAAGGAGTATTTTGTGACTTCCGATATTAATGTCTTTGTGCTCGAGTTTATTCCCAACAAAGGTTCTTTTGGATTTGTTAATGCCATAGAGATCATTCCTGTGACTGATAAGCTATTTGTTGACTCCATCAGTAAAGTCGGTGGCAATGGTGCTAACAGTTCTTTAAATTTAAGTAAACGAGGGATTCAAACTATGTACAGGTTGAATGTTGGTGGTTCAGCAATTAAATCCAATAGAGATTCAGGGTTGAGGAGGATGTGGGAGGCGGATTCAAGCTATATGATCATTGCAGATGCAGGTGCAGAAGCCAAAAACCATTCCAACATTACCTATGCTTCCCCAAACGACACCTCTATTGCGCCTCTTCTTGTGTATGAAACAGCAAGAATTATGAGCAACACAGATGTCATGGAGAAGCGACTGAACATGTCATGGAAATTGGAAGTGGATCCAGGTTTTGATTACCTTGTTCGCTTACATTTCTGTGAGTTTGACTATAATAAACCAAATCAAAGGATCTTCAAAATCTATATAAATAACAAAACTGCTGCTGACAACTACGACATTTTCTCACGAGCTGGGGGAATGAACAAGGCGTACCATGAGGATTACTTTGACGTGATGCCGTCGAAAAGCACCAGCTTTTGGGTGCAACTTGGTCCTGATACAACGACTGGTTCTGCAGGCACTGATGCTCTTTTGAATGGTTTGGAGGTTTTCAAGTTGAGTCGGAATGGTAATCTTGCCTATGTACAGAAATATGAGGATGTTCCAGAAAAAACAACTTCAAAAAATATAATCCTTTGGGTAGGAATTGGAGCAGGTATTGCATCCATTGCCATTGTTGCAGGTTTAATCATGCTGATTATACGGCTATGTAGAAGGCAGAGAAGCAAAGACGACAAAAAGAAAAGCGAAGCTGGATGGAGGCCTTTATTCCTTCACGGAGCTGCTGTGACCAGCACTGGTAACGGTAACGGTAAGGGATCAGTACAATATCAAAGTCTTGGGACTCTAAGATCTGGAAGGCGGTTTACTCTAGCAGAGATTAAAACAGCCACAAATAACTTCGACGAGAGCTTGGTGATTGGAGTGGGAGGATTTGGTAAGGTTTTCAAAGCAGAGCTCGATGATGGCACCCTTGGTGCGATCAAAAGAGCCAATCCTCAATCTCAGCAAGGTCTGAAAGAATTTGAAACAGAAATCGAAATGCTTTCTAAGCTAAGGCATAGGCATTTGGTCTCCATGATAGGTTTCTGTGATGAACAGAATGAAATGATTTTGGTCTACGAGTACATGGCCAACGGAACACTCAGGAGTCATCTCTTTGGCAGCGATCTACCATCTCTAAGTTGGAAGCAAAGACTAGAGGTGTGCATTGGTTCAGCTCGTGGTCTGCATTACCTTCATACAGGGTCGGAGCGTGGAATCATCCATAGGGATGTCAAGACAACTAACATATTGTTAGATGAGAATCTTGTAGCGAAGATGGCAGATTTTGGGCTGTCTAAAACTGGCCCGTCTTTGGAGCATACTCATGTCAGTACAGCAGTGAAAGGAAGTTTTGGTTATCTGGATCCTGAGTATTTCAGGCGGCAGCAGTTGACTGAGAAATCTGATGTTTACTCCTTTGGTGTTGTGCTGTTTGAAGTCGTCTGTGCGCGCCCTGTTATAAATCCAAGCTTACCAAGAGATCAGATCAATCTTGCAGAATGGGCGATGCGGTTTCAACGACAAAGAAAGCTTGAAACCATCGTTGACCCACAACTCGCAGGAAATTATTCCCCAGAGTCATTGATGAAATTTGGAGAAATTGCTGAGAAATGTCTAGCGGACGAGGGGAAGAGCAGACCAACAATGGGAGAAGTCCTATGGCACCTGGAATATGTCTTACAACTTCATGAGGCTTGGCTGCGGACAAATGCAGGGGAAGACTCTGCTTCTGATATTCGTGCTCTGGAGACTGTTGAGGAGAGAGGAACTGAAAATTCAGAAGACGAGACTCATGTTGATTCAAAAACCAAACAAGAAGAGGCTGAATCTGCAACAGATGCCATGGCATCTGGATTAGATGATTTTTCGCAATTCGTCAATCAAAATGGAAGGTGA